In the Helianthus annuus cultivar XRQ/B chromosome 11, HanXRQr2.0-SUNRISE, whole genome shotgun sequence genome, one interval contains:
- the LOC110931427 gene encoding uncharacterized protein LOC110931427 yields the protein MRWCKWIPAKCNVFMWRAWLDRIPTKVALSKRNINVGNNLCVLCDEAEETVDHVFAGCRFTDGIWNGVASWCRIPHLFLFSLHDVQNVNDQLGYSLVKKDIILGIMMIACWRIWKMRNEKVFKAANAITTQVLSDIKSLSFLWFNSRRKSARVGWKEWQSFSFDVM from the coding sequence ATGCGATGGTGTAAGTGGATTCCGGCGAAATGCAATGTGTTCATGTGGCGTGCTTGGTTAGATCGCATTCCTACGAAGGTGGCGTTATCCAAAAGGAACATAAATGTAGGAAATAATCTTTGCGTCTTGTGTGACGAAGCGGAAGAAACTGTGGACCATGTGTTTGCCGGTTGTCGGTTTACTGATGGTATTTGGAATGGTGTGGCTAGTTGGTGTCGAATTCCCCATTTATTTCTGTTTTCGTTACATGATGTGCAGAACGTCAATGATCAATTGGGTTATTCTTTGGTCAAGAAAGATATCATTCTGGGGATTATGATGATAGCTTGTTGGAGAATTTGGAAGATGAGGAACGAAAAAGTGTTTAAAGCGGCAAATGCGATCACTACTCAAGTGCTTTCGGACATTAAGTCCCTAAGCTTTCTTTGGTTTAATAGTAGAAGGAAATCGGCTAGAGTAGGATGGAAGGAATGGCAATCGTTCTCTTTTGATGTAATGTAA